The DNA window AATCGTATACTCGACCTGCCTGTTTCGTACGAACCGCCTCGGAGGGCACGTCCTGTGCCCCCTCGGCTTGGGGCGACGTCCTGTCGCCCCATTCGCACTACACGACGGCAGGTCGAGCATACGGGCTCAAATGGGCTACGTCGGAACGATCTCTCCGAGGAACAGAGTTTTTAGAGTTGCCCTAAAGGCTCTGGGACAACACCTGACCGAGCCTGCGGATTCCCTCTCTGATACGGTCCTCTCCTACGCCGGAGAAGTTCAACCTCATATAGTTATCCTGCCCTGGCTCGGCGAAGAAGGCTCCACCGGGGACGAAGGCCACCTTGTGCTCCTCGACAGCTACCTTGAAGACCTCTCGGGCGTTGATCCCCTCAGGAAGCTCCACCCAGGCGAAAAGCCCTCCCGCCGGAGGGTTTACCACCGCCCCCTCGGGGAAAAACTGGCCGATAGACTCCATCATCACCGACAGTCTCTTGCTGTAAACCTGGCAGATCCTCTCAACGTGAAGATCTAGGTCGAACATCTCCATATAGGCCACCACCTGGGCCTGATGGAGGGTAGACGAGCAAAGTATGTCGTTTTGCTTCATATCGGCGAACTTGGACAGAATCTCAGGCTCGGCGATCATCCAGGCTACCCTCATGCCGGGACAGAAGATTTTCGAGAAAGACCCCAGTGAGATAACGACCCCGGAGGTATCGAAGCTCTTTATGGAAGGAGGACAGGGCCCGTCGAACCGCAGCTCCCCGTAGGGGTTGTCCTCTATGGCCGGAACGCCGTACCTTCCGACCACCTCGGCGAAGGCCTTTCTCCGTTCGACAGACCAGTCTATGCCGGTGGGATTCTGGAAGTCCGGGTTGACGTAGACCAGCCGAACGTCGTCGACCTCCTTCAGTTTTCTCTCTAAGTCCTCTATGACCATACCGTCTTTGTCTGTCTCCACGCCTACGAATCTGGCTCCGTAGGTTTTGAAGGCCCCTAGAGCCCCGAGATAGGTCGGGCTCTCGCACAGAACCACCGACCCCTCGTCCAGAAAGACCTTCCCCGCCATATCCAGGGCCTGCTGGGAACCGTTGGTTATCAGAACCTCATCGGCCTGGGCGGGAGTCCGGTATTTCTCCGTCATCCTCTTTGCAACGATCTCCCTGAGCCTTGGATCACCGTAGGCGGAGGAATACTGGAGAGCCCTCTCCCCCTCTCTGTCCAGGACCAAAGCGGTGGCCATCTTGACTTCCTCTATGGGAAACAGCTCAGGGGCGGGAAGACCGCCTGCCAGGGAAAGTATCTCCGGGTTAGAAAGGGCCTTTAGTATATCCCCGATATCGGACGTATCGCACCATTCGACTCTCTTTGAATATCTCATACATAACAACTCCCATCTGAAGCGGCACCCTAAAGGGCGATAAAAAATTGCGGGAATTATACTTCTTCAGGACGATTCTGTAAAGCGAACCTCTAAAAACGCTGATCCTCGGAGAGACCGTCCCGACGTAGCACAGAGCCCGTATACTCGACATGCCGCCTTTGAGCACGAATGGGGCGACAGGACGTCGCCCCAAGCCGAGGGGGCACAGGACATGCCCTCCGAGGCGGTTCGTACGGAACAGGCAGGTCGAGTATACAATTGGGCCAGGGCGCAGACAGGACGGTCTCTCCGAGGGGACTCGGAGGTGGTTTTTAAAGATCCCCTAAAGCGCAACCGCCGGTCTTTATCCTTCCCAGAAGCTCTCTGCCTTTATCTATCTGACGGGACACCTGTCTGAAGCCAGTGCCACCCTCTGTGTCCCTCCGGGCCACTGCGGCCTCTAGGTCGACCATCGGCAACAGATCGTCTCCTGTCTCCTCCCCTAGAAATTCCCTGAACTGTTCCACCGTGAGGTCGAAAAGGCTCATGCCCTCCCTGACGCACCAGCCGACCAGACTTCCCACCCTGTGGTGAGCCTCTCTGAAGGGAACACCTTTAGTGACAAGGTACTCCGCTACATCGGTGGCCAGAGCCATTCCGTCGGAAAAGCTCTCCGCCGCCCTGTCGGCGTCCACCTCGACGGACTTTATGAGGGAGGGGAGTACGCCAAGAACGTGGGAGAGCACGTCGAAGGTGGAAAATAGACCTCTTTTGTCCTCCTGAAGGTCTCGGTTGTAGGTCATAGGAAGGCCTTTAAGGGTTATGAGAAGGTCCACCATATGGCCTATCACCTGCCCCGTCCGGCCTCTGACCAGCTCCAGAACGTCGGGGTTTTTCTTCTGAGGCATTATGCTAGAACCTGTGCAGAAGCCGTCGGGGAGCTTGACCCACCCGAACTCGGAGCTGAAGTAAATTATCAGGTCCTCCGCCAGCCTGCTACAGTGGACGGCGAACATCGATGCGAAGCTGAGGACGTCGTAAATATAGTCCCTCTGGGCCACACCGTCCATGCTGTTCTCGCACAGTCTGGAGAAACCGAGTATCTGGGAGGTGTACTCCCTGTCCAGAGGCAGAGTAGATCCAGCGAGAGCACCACAGCCTAGAGGGCACTCGTCGGAGCTATCCCTGGCGAACTCAAGCCGTCTCAGGTCCCTGGAGAAGGCCTGAAAATGGGCCATCCAGAAGTGTCCCATGCTTATAGGCTGGGCCTGCTGTAGATGGGTATAGCCCGGAACTATTACCTCCCTGTGGGCCTCCGCCCTGTCAAGAAGGGCCTCCAGCAGATCGCCTAATCCCTCTTTGACCTCACACAGCTGATCTTTGACGTAGAGCCTCATGGTGGTTCCTACCTGATCGTTTCTGCTCCTGCCGGTATGTAGCCTCGCCCCAGCGTCTCCGATCCTCTCGGTGAGCCGACTCTCCAGGTTCATGTGGACGTCCTCGAGCTCTTTATCCGGGACGAACTCACCTCTGTCTATCTCCTCCAGGATGGACTGAAATCCCTCCCTTATGGAGTCAAGCTCCTCCAGGGATATCAACCCCTGTTTCGCCAGCATCTCCCCGTGGGCGAGACTGCCTCTTATATCCCATTTAGCCAGACGCCAGTCCAGGTCCAGAGACTGGGAGAAGTCCTGCACCCGCATGTCGGTCTCCTGGGAAAAACGGCCCTTCCACATTAAAATCTCTCCTCTCAACTAAAAACCTCAAAAAGGGGACCTCGGAACGTCCGAGATCCCCTATAGAATAACACGAACCTAAATCAGCAGGACACCGACAGAGAGTGAGCCTTCTCCTGATCCTGCTTGTGGGTCTGCTTCCAGGTCTTAAGGGGCAGCCCCCATACCTTGATGAAGCCCACCGCTGCACCGTGATCGAAAGCGTCCTCTTCGGAGTAGGTGGCCAGATCGTGGTTGTACACCGACTTAGCCGACTTGATTCCCGTAACCGTCGCCATACCCTTGAAGAGCTTCACCCTGACCGTACCGCTGACGGTCTCCTGGGTCTTGTCTATGAAGGCGTCTATAGCCTCCTTCAGAGGGGAGAACCAATACCCTGTGTAGGTCAGCTCGGCGAACTGGACCTCAAGCTGTTTCTTCGTAGCTAGGACGTCTTTCGCCAAGGTCATGGTCTCCAGGGCCCTGTGGGCGGCGATCAAAGTGATGGCGGCGGGGCACTCGTACACCTCACGGCTCTTAAATCCCACCAACCGATCCTCAAGCATATCTATCCGACCGACTCCATGAGCCCCAGCGATAGACCGAAGCTTCAGTATCAGTGAGACCCCGTCCATCTGCTCGCCGTTTAAGGCCACAGGAATGCCTTTTTCGAAGGTTATCTCGACGTTCTCCGCCACGTTCGGCGCTGCCTCTTGGGAAACGGAGACTTCAAAGGCATCCTCGGGACATTCGTTCCAGGGATCCTCCAGAGCTCCGCACTCAATGGCCCGTCCCCAGAGGTTTTCGTCTATGCTGTAAGGGGACTCTATGGAGGCCCCTACCTCTATATCGTGCTCTTTGGCGTACTCTATCTCCGCCTCCCGGCTGAATCGCCAATCCCGCACCGGAGCTACTACCTCAAGCTCAGGGTTGAGGGCCCCTATCGCGACCTCAAAACGAACCTGGTCCTGTCCCTTTCCGGTACAGCCGTGGGCGACCGCCACAGCACCCTCGTTCTTTGCGACCCAGGCAAGATGTTCGGATATGAGAGGTCGGGAGAGGGCGGAACTCAGAGGATAGGTCCCCTGGTACATTCCGTTGGCCTTCAGCGCCGGCCAGACGTACTCCTGGACGAACTGTTTTTTGAGGTCCATGACGTAGGCCGCTACCGCCCCAGTCTTGAGGGCCTTGGCCTTCTTCTCCTCCAGGTTCACCGACTGGCCTACGTCGGCGGTCAGTGTGACCACGTCGTAGCCTTTCTCCATAAGCCAGCAAACCGCCACCGACGTGTCCAGCCCACCGCTGTAGGCGAGGACGATCTTCCCCTTCTTCTCCATACTCGACGACCTCCTATATAAACTCACATTCTCTTTATCCCAATCAGTAAACTTTAGTTGCCTATTATATATAAAACCTCCTGTATGTCAAGACCTAAAAGGGACAAAACCGGGGGCGGGACAATAAAAAAACTATTCGCTCATTTTACTCCTGATCTGGAGGCACTATAATGAAAATAGATAGACACTCAAAGAAGGAAGGCGATTAACGTGAGTACAGTCTGGGAAGATAACTACAGTTACACCGCTCGCAACGTGAGGCCCTCGCCGGTTCGGGAAATGCTGTCGGTCATAAAGCAACCCGGCATGATCTCCTTCGCAGGGGGAATGCCCGCACCGGAGGTCTTTCCGGTGGACAAGTTCTACGAGGGAGCCCACGTCCTCAAAGACGACGGCAAAAACCTCCTACAGTACGGGACCACAGAAGGATACCCGCCACTGAAGGAGTTTCTGGCCTCCTTTACCGCCGAGAGGATGGGACGGACCGTCGGCAATGACGAAATGCTCCTGACCACCGGATCCCAACAGGCCCTGGAGCTCTTCGCCTCCGCCATGATAGACAGAGGGGATTTCGTGGTTACCGAAAACCCGTCCTACCTGGCGGCTCTCACCACCTTCTACAACCACGGAGCCCAGTTTCTGGGCATACCTACCGACCAGGACGGCATGAAGGTCGACCTTCTGCCCGCAGCTATAGAGAAGGCCCGTTCCGAGGGCAAAAAGGTAAAGTTCATATACACGATAGTGAACTTCCACAACCCCGGCGGAGCCACTATGAGCCTGGAGAGACGTAAAAAACTGGTGGAGATATCCCACCGGTACGATATACCTATCTTCGAGGACGACCCCTACGGCTACGTGAGGTACGAGGGACAGCACCTGCCGTCGATATTCTCCTTCGACGATAAAGGGGGCACCCTCTACGCCGGGTCTTTCTCCAAGATACTGGCCCCAGGATCCCGAATAGGCTGGGTCACCGGAAGCACCGAGATAATCCGAAAGATGGTGGTGTTCAAGCAGGCGGCGGACCTGTGCTCCAGCCCTATCTGCCAGTCGCTGGTCTACGAATACTGTCGGAAGGGCTACCTTGAGGAGCACCTTCCGGTGATCATCGACAACTATCGCCCTAAGAGGGATAAAATGGAGGAGGCCCTCCGTAAATATCTGGCCCCTTACGGCATAACCTGGGTGAAGCCCGAGGGAGGCTTCTTCTTCTGGCTCGACATGCCGGGGATAGACTGCCGTGACCTGTTCAAGAGGGCGGTGGAGAAGAAGGTCGCCTTCGTCGTCGGAACCCCCTTCTGCGTCGACGAGGCGGCGGGAATCGACAAGGCCAGGCTTAACTTTACCTTCGTCCAGCCCGACGTCATAGAGGAGGGAATAAGCCGTCTCGGACAGGCCATCGCCGAGATGAAGTCCTAGGAGAGACCGTCCCGCCTACGCCCTGTTTCGCCCAGTCGTATACTCGACCTGCCTGTTTCGTACGAACCGCCTCGGAGGGCACGTCCTGTGCCCCATTCGTACTCAAAGGCGGCATGTCGAGTATACGGGCTCAAATGGGCTACGTCGGAACGATCTCTCCGAGGATCAGAGTTTTTAGAGGTTCCCTAAAGGTATGGCGCAACTGGGACAATAACGATACAATCGAACAGAACACCTGAAGAGGTCTGCCGTCAGGCAGACCTCTTCGTCGAGGAACAGACCACCAAAGAGGAGGAGTATCTATGTCCGATATAGTCAAGTCACTGTTAAGCACCGCCGCAGGGAGGATAAAGCCCTCTCCTATCAGGGAGATGTTTCACCTGATCAGGAAGCCTGGGATGATATCCTTCGCCGGTGGAATGCCAGACCCAGACATATTCCCGGTAGAGCAGTTTCATCTAGGAGCGGACATTTTGCTTGAGGAGGGAAGGGACGTACTCCAGTACGGCGTCACCGAGGGATACGCTCCTCTCAAGGATTTTCTTTCCCGATGGACCGCCCCTAAGATGGGAAAAGAGCCCTCTATGGACGAGATCCTGATAACCTCGGGCTCCAGCCAGGTCGCCGACCTCATGACCCGGGCTCTACTGGACCCAGGGGACTGGATAGTCTGCGAAGAGACATCCTTCCTCGGAAACACCATCAATATGTACAACCAGGGGGCAAACTTCCTCACAATCCCCTGCGACAAAGATGGCATGATAGTGGAGCAGCTACCGGAGAAGCTCTCCCAGGCAAAGTCGGAGGGCAAAAAGGTCAAGTTCATATACACCATACCTAACTTCCACAACCCTCTAGGCTGTACCATGTCCCTGGAGAGGAGGCAGGCCCTGGTCAAAATAGCCCAGGAGGAGGGGGTGATGATCCTGGAGGACGATCCCTACGGCTGCGTCCGGTTCGAGGGAGAGGATCTTCCGACACTCTACTCCCTCGACGACCTAGGGGTGGTTATGTACGCCGGTTCATTCTCCAAAATACTGGCCCCAGGGACCAGAGTCGGCTGGGCCATAGGGCCGAAGGATCTCATAAGGACTATGACGGTTTTCAAGCAGGGAGTGGACACCTGCACCAGCGTTGTGGCTCAGGCTCTGGTGTATAAGTACTGCCAGTCGGGCAACCTCGACGCCTTCTTGCCGAAGATCGTCGACCACTACCGCAGAAAAAGGGACGCCATGGAGGATGCCTTCAAAAAATACCTGCCTCTAGAGGAGGTCGAGTACGTCACCCCTCATGGAGGATTTTTCTACTGGGTGACTACCCCTAACATCCTCGCCGAGGAGCTTTTCAAAAGAGCGCTGGAGAAAAAGGTGGCCTTCGTCTGCGGAGCGCCGTTTTTCCCCAACGGAGGAGGAGAGCACAGCTTCAGGATGTGCTTTACCTTCGCCTCACCGGAGGATACGGACCGAGGCATAAAGGCCCTGGGAGAGACCATGAGGGAGATTCTAGGGGAATCTAAGGGATAAAGCAGAGGAGGGTTGACCTTGTTCGGAGACACCATAGCAGCGATCTCCACCGCATGGGGAGACGGAGGGATCTCGATAATCAGGATATCCGGCCCTGACTCGCTCTCCGTAGCCGGAGATATCGTCAGGACGGCAAAACCGACGGAAGATCTTTTAAGCAGGTTTATGTACAACGGCTCTCTGCTGGACGAAGGGGGAAACCCGATAGACGAGGTCCTGCTGGTGTCTTTCCGAGCCCCTAAAAGCTACACCGGCGAGGACCTGACGGAGATCCACTGCCACGGCGGTAGCCTTGTTGCCCAGCGTTGTCTGGAGCGGTGTCTCCAAAAGGGATGCAGACACGCCGAGCCAGGCGAGTTCACCAGACGGGCCTTTGAAAACGGTCGGCTGGACCTGGCTCAGGCGGAGGCGGTAAACGGCATAATCCACGCCAGAAGCAACGAAGCCCTGAAGGCCGCCAGCAGGACCTTAAGGGGAGAGCTATCCCGTTTCGTCAGAGAGCTCTACGACGAGCTGCTGTCTTTGTCGGCGGAGCTTGAGGTCGGAATCGACTTCCCCGAGGAGGACGTTCCCTACATAGATGATCAGGAGGGCTCGGACCGAATAGAGACTATGATAAAAGGCCTCCAGGACATAGCGGACCGGTGTACCACAGGGTATCTCCTCAGAGAGGGGATCAGGGTGGCCCTGGTCGGCCGTCCTAACGTCGGCAAATCGTCGCTCCTTAACTCGCTGCTCAAAGAGAGCAGGGCCATAGTGACCTCGATCCCCGGGACAACCAGAGACGTCATAGAGGAGGTATTCACCCACAAGGGCATTCCCCTCAGACTCATGGACACCGCAGGGCTCAGGACCACCCCCTCCGACGAGGTGGAGGCCATAGGGATAGAGAGAACCGCCCAGGCTATGGATAAATCGGACGTAGTGCTGTGGATTCTCGACGGAAGCGAACCTATAGGCGATTTCGAGAGGGACATGGCGACCAGGATCTCCGACAGACCTCACATAGTCGCCGTAAACAAGTCGGACCTTCCCTCAGGTCTGGACGGATCGCTTCTGGTCTCCCTCCTGCCCGAATCGACGATACTTAACATATCCGCCCAGGAACAGAGAGGGCTGGAGGAGCTTAAAGAGGCGCTGGTAGAGATGGTAGCAGGCACCGGAACCCTCGAGGGAGGCCTAAACGCCACGGCCAGACAGCTGGAGGAGCTGAGATCCGCCATAGACAGCCTCGGCGCAAGTAAAGAGGCACTGGAACACCATCACGATCAGACACTGGCGGCGGCTGGACTGGCGGAGACGAGAAAGGCTCTGGAGAGAATACTTGGGCTTTTCGACGACGATAGCCTGCTGGATACGGTGTTCTCCAGGTTCTGCATAGGAAAATAGTATTCAATTTGTAAAGACGGACAGTTCGAGATATTATAGCCAGGTGGAGGTGGGTTTTATATGGAAAAAAAAGCGAGGACCAATTACCCTATAAACGACCTGATAGTGAGGCGATGGAGCCCTAGGGCCTTTTCCCCGAAGGTTCCGGGCAAGGAGATAGTGTTGTCCCTTTTTGAGGCCGCCAGATGGGCCCCTTCTTGCTTCAACGAACAGCCCTGGAGCTTTATCTTCGCCTGTAGGGAGGATCCTGAGGAATTTCAGGCCATGCTGGACTGCCTCGTCCCGGGCAACGCCCGCTGGGCGGTGAACGCCCCTATCCTGATCGTAGCGGTAGCGGCGGAGAAGTTCGCAAGCGGGAGAAACAACCGATGGGCCTGGCACGACGTCGGTATGGCGGTGGAAAACCTGCTTCTGGAGGCCACGTCGAAAGGCCTTTTCGCCCACCCTATGGCGGGATTCGACCAGGAGAAGGTAAGGGCTACCTACGGAATACCGGAGGATCATAGCCCTGTACTGGCCATAGCTCTAGGCTATCCTGGAGAGGTCTCCGATCTTCCCGAGGAGCTTCAGGACGCCGAATCCGCACAGAGGGACAGAAAGCCTATCTACGAGTTTACCTTCAGAAGGACATGGGGGGACAACAGAGGTGTCTGACGTTCCTATCTCAAAAAAGAGCCAGGAGGCCGTCTGAGACGGCCTCCTGGCTCTTTTTTTTAATCCCTCTCGCAGAGCTCCAGCAGGACCCCTCCGCTGGACTTAGGGTGGACGAAGGCTATTTTAGCCCCGC is part of the Dethiosulfovibrio salsuginis genome and encodes:
- a CDS encoding aminotransferase-like domain-containing protein, yielding MRYSKRVEWCDTSDIGDILKALSNPEILSLAGGLPAPELFPIEEVKMATALVLDREGERALQYSSAYGDPRLREIVAKRMTEKYRTPAQADEVLITNGSQQALDMAGKVFLDEGSVVLCESPTYLGALGAFKTYGARFVGVETDKDGMVIEDLERKLKEVDDVRLVYVNPDFQNPTGIDWSVERRKAFAEVVGRYGVPAIEDNPYGELRFDGPCPPSIKSFDTSGVVISLGSFSKIFCPGMRVAWMIAEPEILSKFADMKQNDILCSSTLHQAQVVAYMEMFDLDLHVERICQVYSKRLSVMMESIGQFFPEGAVVNPPAGGLFAWVELPEGINAREVFKVAVEEHKVAFVPGGAFFAEPGQDNYMRLNFSGVGEDRIREGIRRLGQVLSQSL
- the argH gene encoding argininosuccinate lyase encodes the protein MWKGRFSQETDMRVQDFSQSLDLDWRLAKWDIRGSLAHGEMLAKQGLISLEELDSIREGFQSILEEIDRGEFVPDKELEDVHMNLESRLTERIGDAGARLHTGRSRNDQVGTTMRLYVKDQLCEVKEGLGDLLEALLDRAEAHREVIVPGYTHLQQAQPISMGHFWMAHFQAFSRDLRRLEFARDSSDECPLGCGALAGSTLPLDREYTSQILGFSRLCENSMDGVAQRDYIYDVLSFASMFAVHCSRLAEDLIIYFSSEFGWVKLPDGFCTGSSIMPQKKNPDVLELVRGRTGQVIGHMVDLLITLKGLPMTYNRDLQEDKRGLFSTFDVLSHVLGVLPSLIKSVEVDADRAAESFSDGMALATDVAEYLVTKGVPFREAHHRVGSLVGWCVREGMSLFDLTVEQFREFLGEETGDDLLPMVDLEAAVARRDTEGGTGFRQVSRQIDKGRELLGRIKTGGCALGDL
- a CDS encoding nitroreductase family protein — protein: MEKKARTNYPINDLIVRRWSPRAFSPKVPGKEIVLSLFEAARWAPSCFNEQPWSFIFACREDPEEFQAMLDCLVPGNARWAVNAPILIVAVAAEKFASGRNNRWAWHDVGMAVENLLLEATSKGLFAHPMAGFDQEKVRATYGIPEDHSPVLAIALGYPGEVSDLPEELQDAESAQRDRKPIYEFTFRRTWGDNRGV
- the mnmE gene encoding tRNA uridine-5-carboxymethylaminomethyl(34) synthesis GTPase MnmE, which encodes MFGDTIAAISTAWGDGGISIIRISGPDSLSVAGDIVRTAKPTEDLLSRFMYNGSLLDEGGNPIDEVLLVSFRAPKSYTGEDLTEIHCHGGSLVAQRCLERCLQKGCRHAEPGEFTRRAFENGRLDLAQAEAVNGIIHARSNEALKAASRTLRGELSRFVRELYDELLSLSAELEVGIDFPEEDVPYIDDQEGSDRIETMIKGLQDIADRCTTGYLLREGIRVALVGRPNVGKSSLLNSLLKESRAIVTSIPGTTRDVIEEVFTHKGIPLRLMDTAGLRTTPSDEVEAIGIERTAQAMDKSDVVLWILDGSEPIGDFERDMATRISDRPHIVAVNKSDLPSGLDGSLLVSLLPESTILNISAQEQRGLEELKEALVEMVAGTGTLEGGLNATARQLEELRSAIDSLGASKEALEHHHDQTLAAAGLAETRKALERILGLFDDDSLLDTVFSRFCIGK
- a CDS encoding aminotransferase-like domain-containing protein, with translation MSTVWEDNYSYTARNVRPSPVREMLSVIKQPGMISFAGGMPAPEVFPVDKFYEGAHVLKDDGKNLLQYGTTEGYPPLKEFLASFTAERMGRTVGNDEMLLTTGSQQALELFASAMIDRGDFVVTENPSYLAALTTFYNHGAQFLGIPTDQDGMKVDLLPAAIEKARSEGKKVKFIYTIVNFHNPGGATMSLERRKKLVEISHRYDIPIFEDDPYGYVRYEGQHLPSIFSFDDKGGTLYAGSFSKILAPGSRIGWVTGSTEIIRKMVVFKQAADLCSSPICQSLVYEYCRKGYLEEHLPVIIDNYRPKRDKMEEALRKYLAPYGITWVKPEGGFFFWLDMPGIDCRDLFKRAVEKKVAFVVGTPFCVDEAAGIDKARLNFTFVQPDVIEEGISRLGQAIAEMKS
- a CDS encoding argininosuccinate synthase; the protein is MEKKGKIVLAYSGGLDTSVAVCWLMEKGYDVVTLTADVGQSVNLEEKKAKALKTGAVAAYVMDLKKQFVQEYVWPALKANGMYQGTYPLSSALSRPLISEHLAWVAKNEGAVAVAHGCTGKGQDQVRFEVAIGALNPELEVVAPVRDWRFSREAEIEYAKEHDIEVGASIESPYSIDENLWGRAIECGALEDPWNECPEDAFEVSVSQEAAPNVAENVEITFEKGIPVALNGEQMDGVSLILKLRSIAGAHGVGRIDMLEDRLVGFKSREVYECPAAITLIAAHRALETMTLAKDVLATKKQLEVQFAELTYTGYWFSPLKEAIDAFIDKTQETVSGTVRVKLFKGMATVTGIKSAKSVYNHDLATYSEEDAFDHGAAVGFIKVWGLPLKTWKQTHKQDQEKAHSLSVSC
- a CDS encoding aminotransferase-like domain-containing protein, with translation MSDIVKSLLSTAAGRIKPSPIREMFHLIRKPGMISFAGGMPDPDIFPVEQFHLGADILLEEGRDVLQYGVTEGYAPLKDFLSRWTAPKMGKEPSMDEILITSGSSQVADLMTRALLDPGDWIVCEETSFLGNTINMYNQGANFLTIPCDKDGMIVEQLPEKLSQAKSEGKKVKFIYTIPNFHNPLGCTMSLERRQALVKIAQEEGVMILEDDPYGCVRFEGEDLPTLYSLDDLGVVMYAGSFSKILAPGTRVGWAIGPKDLIRTMTVFKQGVDTCTSVVAQALVYKYCQSGNLDAFLPKIVDHYRRKRDAMEDAFKKYLPLEEVEYVTPHGGFFYWVTTPNILAEELFKRALEKKVAFVCGAPFFPNGGGEHSFRMCFTFASPEDTDRGIKALGETMREILGESKG